The genomic segment CACAAGGGCATCTCCGCGGCCCAGGCGCAGCAGATGCTGCAGCGCGTCACCGCTGTCGCCGCCGAGGCGGGCCTGGAATACCGCTTCGACCTGCTCAAGCACACGAACACCGTGAAGGCGCACGAGCTGCTGCACTTCGCGAAGGAACACGGTCGGCAGTCGGAGATGGCCGAGCGCCTCATGTCGGCCTACTTCACCGAGGGCCGGCATCTCGGCCGGGAGGACGATCTCGCCGCGCTCGCGGCCGAGGTCGGGCTCGACGCCGTCGCGGCGCGCGAGGCTCTCGCCGGCGGCCGCTACCTGAGCGCGGTCCGCGCCGACCAGGCGCAGGCGGCCGCGTACGGCATCAACGGTGTGCCGTTCTTCGTGATCGACGGCAAGTACGGCGTGTCGGGTGCGCAGCCGGCGGAGGCGTTCGCGCAGATCGTCCGTCAGGTGTGGGCGGAGCACCGCGCGCCCGCCGACGTCGACGCGTGAACGGCCCGGTCCCGGCAGCGCGTCGGCCGGCTCCGGTCGGGCCCCGCGGGTGCGCGCCGGACGCGCGTCCACAGCCGGTTGCGCGTTCAGCCGACGGACGGCCTCGTGTAAGAGAATGGAACGCGTGACCACTGCCCCCGCCCCTGCTCGCGCGCTGCGCATCGGGCCCATCGAACTCGACGCCCCCGTGGTGCTCGCGCCGATGGCGGGCATCACCAACACGGCGTTCCGGCGGCTGTGCCGCGAGTACGGCGCCGGGCTGTATGTGAGCGAGATGATCACGACCCGCGCGCTCGTCGAGCGGAACGCCACGACGATGCGCCTCATCACCCACCACGAGTCCGAGACGCCGCGGTCCATCCAGCTCTACGGCGTCGACCCCGCGACCACGGAGGCCGCGGTCCGCCTCCTCGTCGAGGAGGACCGGGCCGACCACATCGACCTGAACTTCGGATGCCCCGTCCCGAAGGTCACCCGCAGGGGCGGCGGAGCCGCACTGCCGTGGAAGCTGGGGCTGTTCCGCGCGATCGTGACCCGTGCCGCACGCGCGGCGGGGGACGTGCCGCTCACCGTGAAGATGCGCAAAGGCATCGACGCAGACCATCTCACGTACCTCGATGCCGGCCGTATCGCGGAGGACGCCGGTGTCGCCGCCGTCGCACTCCATGCCCGCACCGCGTCGGAGTTCTACTCCGGCCAGGCGGATTGGTCCGCGATCGCGAAGCTCAAGGAGACGGTCACCAGCGTCCCGGTGCTCGGCAACGGCGACATCTGGTCGGCCGACGACGCCGCGCGCATGATGGCCGAGACCGGCTGCGACGGCGTCGTAGTCGGTCGGGGATGCCTCGGGAGACCCTGGCTGTTCGGTGATCTCGCCCGCGCCCTGGGCGGAGCGGGAGCGGCGCCGGCCGAGCCGGTCGACGCGACACTCGGCTTCGTCGCGGCCGCGTTCCGTCGGCACGCGGAGCTGCTGGTGGAGTTCTTCGACGACGAGGACCGCGGCTGCCGCGACATCCGCAAGCACGTCGCGTGGTACTTCAAGGGCTACCCCGTCGGCGGCGAGCTCCGCGCGAGCCTTGCGACGGCCTCCAGCCTGTCCGAGATCGACGAGCTGCTCGCCTCCCTCGACCCCGACGCTCCCTACCCCGGGGCGGCAGCGGAGGGGCAGCGAGGTCGCGCGGGGACGCCCAAGCGTCCCGCTCTGCCCGAGGGCTGGCTCAGCTCGCGGGAGCTGAGCGCCGAGGCCTCCAGCGCCATCGCCGATGCGGAGCTCGACCACAGTGGCGGCTGACCTGAGAGGCCCGGCGTCCGACCGACCGGACGGCTACGACGACGCCGATGCCGCCCGGTTCCATGCCGAGCAGCACCGTTCCCAGCGCGACGACTTCGCCCGCGACCGCGCGCGCGTGCTGCACTCCGCGGCGCTGCGGCGGCTCGCGGCCAAGACCCAGGTGCTGAGCCCGGCGAGCCCGGCCGATTTCGCACGGAACCGGCTGACCCACTCGCTGGAGGTCGCGCAGGTCGGACGCGAGCTCGCCACGGCGCTGGACCTCGCCGCCGACGTCGTCGACACCGCCTGCTTGAGTCACGACCTCGGTCATCCGCCCTTCGGCCACAACGGCGAACGCGCCCTGAACGAGTGGGCGGAGGACGTCGGCGGGTTCGAGGGGAATGCCCAGAC from the Microbacterium atlanticum genome contains:
- the dusB gene encoding tRNA dihydrouridine synthase DusB, translating into MERVTTAPAPARALRIGPIELDAPVVLAPMAGITNTAFRRLCREYGAGLYVSEMITTRALVERNATTMRLITHHESETPRSIQLYGVDPATTEAAVRLLVEEDRADHIDLNFGCPVPKVTRRGGGAALPWKLGLFRAIVTRAARAAGDVPLTVKMRKGIDADHLTYLDAGRIAEDAGVAAVALHARTASEFYSGQADWSAIAKLKETVTSVPVLGNGDIWSADDAARMMAETGCDGVVVGRGCLGRPWLFGDLARALGGAGAAPAEPVDATLGFVAAAFRRHAELLVEFFDDEDRGCRDIRKHVAWYFKGYPVGGELRASLATASSLSEIDELLASLDPDAPYPGAAAEGQRGRAGTPKRPALPEGWLSSRELSAEASSAIADAELDHSGG
- a CDS encoding DsbA family oxidoreductase — its product is MTGTIKIDVWSDIACPWCYIGKRNLENGLAAASADEDAPAVEVTFHSFELSPDTPVDFDGGEADYLATHKGISAAQAQQMLQRVTAVAAEAGLEYRFDLLKHTNTVKAHELLHFAKEHGRQSEMAERLMSAYFTEGRHLGREDDLAALAAEVGLDAVAAREALAGGRYLSAVRADQAQAAAYGINGVPFFVIDGKYGVSGAQPAEAFAQIVRQVWAEHRAPADVDA